The following are from one region of the Synechococcus sp. CBW1108 genome:
- a CDS encoding glycosyltransferase family 2 protein yields MIANDDLILDPNCVNAGIETLERESTIGLVGAVLRTESGLLCHAGINFDARGSAYHTLDQLVPAEDPAVPATGPVAAVTGALQWIRRADALAQPLNEQYRVCGEDVELCLDVQQHLGKQVWLCAEAHAIHEAESTREQEPEQAANSEDLLRLRSRYHSYLAQASAEQLRRLLEQQQGESLQLRLLLQGRHALLEERQATLEMELQKLRQDAGAIEDLQEERLRLKALLGRRPAVSSRQGGRP; encoded by the coding sequence ATGATCGCCAATGACGATCTGATTCTTGATCCCAATTGCGTGAATGCCGGGATCGAAACCCTGGAGCGTGAATCGACGATCGGCCTGGTGGGTGCTGTACTGCGCACGGAGTCGGGCTTGCTCTGCCATGCCGGCATCAATTTTGATGCCAGGGGTTCGGCATATCACACCCTCGATCAACTGGTGCCGGCCGAGGATCCGGCGGTCCCGGCCACGGGCCCCGTGGCGGCGGTGACAGGGGCGCTGCAATGGATTCGACGGGCAGATGCCCTGGCCCAGCCCCTCAATGAGCAGTATCGCGTTTGCGGGGAAGACGTGGAGCTCTGCCTGGACGTGCAACAGCATCTCGGCAAACAGGTGTGGCTGTGTGCTGAAGCCCACGCCATCCACGAAGCCGAAAGCACCAGGGAACAGGAACCGGAACAGGCTGCCAACAGCGAGGATTTGCTGCGGCTGCGATCGAGATACCACAGCTATCTGGCCCAGGCGAGCGCTGAGCAACTGCGACGGCTGCTGGAACAACAGCAGGGCGAAAGCCTGCAACTGCGCCTGCTGCTCCAGGGGCGCCATGCGCTGCTGGAGGAACGGCAGGCGACACTCGAGATGGAGCTGCAAAAACTCCGGCAGGATGCAGGGGCGATCGAAGATCTCCAGGAAGAGCGGTTACGCCTCAAAGCACTGCTGGGAAGGAGGCCCGCGGTAAGCAGCCGCCAAGGGGGGCGGCCATGA
- the ltrA gene encoding group II intron reverse transcriptase/maturase: MSPDKPLPITKAMVWKAYQQVKRNGNAAGVDGQSLDDFAKDLENNLYRLWNRMASGSYFPPPVRRVEIPKSNGGVRPLGIPTVADRIAQMVVKQMLEPQLEPIFDQDSYGYRPGKSAHQAVESCRKRCWKYDWVVDLDIKGFFDSIDHDLLMRAIQFHTSERWVVLYLRRWLEAPVELPDGSLQPRTSGTPQGGVISPLLANLFLHYTFDKWMRRSFPRVPFERYADDVICHCHCRAEAERLMDALQERFTSCGLQLHPEKTKVVYCKDSSRRGQFDQIQFTFLGFCFRPRMARNRYGEIFTSFLPAVSPQALKRMRERIRKMHLRRRMFLPLEEIARLLNPILRGWIQYYGRFYPTELRAKLFGYLNEHLSAWLRQKHSRLLRHDRRSRQVLARIAQERRDLFAHWRGVGVAAG; the protein is encoded by the coding sequence ATGAGCCCGGACAAGCCGCTACCGATCACCAAGGCGATGGTCTGGAAGGCCTATCAGCAGGTGAAACGGAACGGGAATGCGGCCGGCGTGGATGGTCAGAGCCTGGATGACTTCGCTAAGGATCTGGAGAACAATCTCTATAGGCTATGGAATCGGATGGCATCCGGGAGTTACTTCCCGCCGCCGGTTCGGCGTGTTGAGATTCCCAAATCCAACGGCGGAGTTCGCCCTCTGGGCATTCCGACGGTGGCTGATCGCATCGCGCAGATGGTGGTCAAGCAGATGCTGGAGCCCCAGTTGGAGCCGATCTTCGATCAGGACTCCTACGGCTACAGACCGGGCAAGTCGGCCCACCAGGCTGTGGAGAGCTGCCGTAAGCGCTGCTGGAAGTACGACTGGGTTGTGGATCTTGATATCAAGGGGTTTTTCGATTCAATCGATCATGACCTCCTGATGCGGGCCATCCAGTTCCATACGTCCGAGCGCTGGGTTGTTCTGTATCTGCGGCGCTGGTTGGAGGCTCCGGTGGAATTGCCGGATGGGTCCCTTCAGCCCCGGACCAGTGGCACGCCTCAAGGTGGTGTCATTAGCCCCCTACTGGCCAATCTGTTTCTGCACTACACGTTCGACAAATGGATGCGGCGGAGTTTTCCCCGCGTCCCGTTTGAGCGTTATGCAGACGATGTGATCTGTCACTGTCACTGCCGAGCTGAGGCTGAACGGCTCATGGATGCCTTGCAGGAGCGATTTACCTCCTGCGGGTTACAGCTGCATCCTGAGAAGACCAAAGTGGTCTATTGCAAGGATAGCAGCCGCCGTGGTCAGTTCGATCAGATCCAGTTCACGTTTCTCGGCTTTTGCTTCCGACCACGTATGGCCAGGAACCGCTATGGGGAGATCTTCACGAGCTTCCTCCCGGCGGTGAGTCCGCAGGCGCTTAAGCGCATGCGAGAGAGGATCAGGAAAATGCATCTGCGTAGGCGGATGTTTTTGCCTTTGGAGGAGATCGCCCGGCTCCTGAATCCGATCCTGCGGGGTTGGATTCAGTATTACGGACGTTTTTATCCAACCGAACTGAGGGCCAAGCTATTTGGCTATCTCAATGAGCACCTAAGCGCATGGCTGCGTCAGAAACACAGCCGGTTGTTGCGGCATGACCGCCGCAGCCGGCAAGTACTGGCGAGGATCGCTCAGGAGAGGCGGGATCTTTTTGCTCACTGGCGTGGTGTTGGTGTTGCGGCTGGATGA
- a CDS encoding DUF2887 domain-containing protein, translated as MVAGFPLSRQVSQPEQTALPPTPNEAQSRQAPHELQPKRAGTLRQALLLDARLADAGGYRFSAPALKERPELPALILEAQMGPDPGILRRLYAESARLLQQDPSIYAWQVVVITPSRLPGAVGRAAARALAGGGL; from the coding sequence ATGGTGGCTGGCTTCCCCCTGAGCCGCCAGGTTTCCCAGCCGGAACAAACCGCTCTGCCTCCAACCCCCAACGAGGCCCAATCCCGCCAAGCCCCGCACGAGCTGCAGCCCAAACGAGCGGGTACTCTCCGACAAGCTCTTCTACTGGATGCACGGCTCGCAGATGCCGGTGGCTACCGGTTTTCAGCACCTGCATTAAAAGAGCGCCCCGAGCTGCCAGCCCTGATCCTGGAAGCCCAGATGGGGCCGGATCCCGGTATTCTCCGGCGCCTTTATGCCGAATCAGCGCGGCTTCTGCAGCAAGACCCCAGCATCTACGCCTGGCAGGTGGTGGTGATCACCCCCTCCCGACTGCCGGGTGCAGTGGGTAGAGCTGCTGCCAGAGCGCTGGCGGGCGGGGGCCTCTGA